A window of the Deinococcus gobiensis I-0 genome harbors these coding sequences:
- a CDS encoding winged helix-turn-helix transcriptional regulator, translating into MTPENAAFCPVYRAIGVLQEKWVLHIVRALLGGEKGFNELARAVGGCNSATLTQRLEHLEHLHLIHKRTEDAQVKLARSVYSLTPAGQELQGVIDAIDLWARRHLNLPETATEGGCAGSEPVLR; encoded by the coding sequence ATGACCCCTGAGAATGCCGCATTCTGCCCGGTGTACCGGGCCATCGGGGTGTTGCAGGAAAAGTGGGTGCTGCATATCGTGCGCGCGCTGCTCGGCGGAGAGAAGGGCTTCAACGAACTCGCCCGCGCGGTGGGCGGATGCAACAGCGCCACCCTCACGCAACGCCTCGAACACCTCGAACACCTCCACCTCATCCACAAGCGCACCGAGGACGCGCAGGTCAAGCTCGCGCGCAGCGTGTACTCGCTGACCCCCGCCGGTCAGGAGCTGCAGGGCGTCATCGACGCCATCGACCTGTGGGCGCGCCGACACCTGAACCTGCCGGAGACGGCGACAGAGGGCGGCTGCGCGGGCAGCGAACCCGTCCTGCGCTGA